TCAGACAACCAAAACAGCCTTAAATTTGAGACAGCCCGAGATTAGCCAGCTTGTGCGTGAGTTGCGTCAACTGATGCAACTGACCCAGGCGCAGTTTGCAGCCGAGTTGGGTGTGGCGTATGAGACAATCAACCGCTGGGAAAATGGGCATATGCAGCCATCGGCTCTTGCCCTAAAACAACTTCGCTTTGTGATCGATGGACTCACAAATTCCCCATCTAAATCGCTACGAGATGGAAGCAGTATTCTGCTGAGCAAGTATTTTGTGGAAGAACAGCGTTTGTGATGTCATGGTTCCTAAGTCCTGCTATTCACAGATAGAGGTTGGAAATAAAACCAGGGGGATGTGGGGGCTGTGTCCCAAGCCAGAGGTTCCACCCCTGCACCCAAATTCCCACCCTGATTGACGACGAGTTGTACTAGGGAAAGGGAATTCAATAAGTTCGATAGGTGGGAGGGGCGGGTTTTGCCGTCAAATCCATAACAGGGTGCAAATGGGTCTGCTATACCCGCCCGTACAGTTTCCGGAGCTATTAAATCCACAGTCCTAAGTGAGCGGAGTGAGAACAAAAGAACATGGTTCAGCCTCATCAAGCCTCAGAACAGTGTTTTGTAGATGCTCTTTTCGCAGGGGATAGCGAGATGGCGATGTTGATGCGGGCGCATTTTGCGGGTGAAGATAGTGCGGCTAAGTTGCATTCTTCTTTGGGTTCTATTGAAACCTGGGCGCAGAGTCTCAAAACAGCCCTCAACATTTTGTTTAATACTGGCTGTCCCATGTTGTTGGTGTGGGGGAGCGATCGCCTCCTGTTTTACAACGATGCTTACTCCGCTATCTTGACCAAAAGCAATGGTGCGGTTCCCTTTGGGCAACCCCTCAGCCATATGTCTGCAACCTGGAGTAACGTTTGC
This DNA window, taken from Oscillatoria sp. FACHB-1407, encodes the following:
- a CDS encoding helix-turn-helix domain-containing protein, encoding MASSNQTTKTALNLRQPEISQLVRELRQLMQLTQAQFAAELGVAYETINRWENGHMQPSALALKQLRFVIDGLTNSPSKSLRDGSSILLSKYFVEEQRL